ACGGTACCTCCCAGGTTTGTCTGCGAAAAATGCGGAGGAGAAATGCGTCCTAAAGAGCCATGGCAAAACAGCTTAGAAGATATCTTCTAGAAAAGGAAGAACCGCCCGATAGGGCGGCTTTTTTATTGCTTAAAAATCTTGTCGGATAAGAAAAGAAATGCGTTAAATAATCGATAATGGAAGGTATTTTCAGCGAGATATAGAATAATTTACTTAATATTTGCAGGGAGGGAATGCTTTTGAAAAAATACATCTTTGGCGTTATAATCGGAATATTTCTTACCGTGTCGGCGATGGCTTTCGGCGACCCCGCGCCAATTAAAATTATGCTTGACGGCAGGGAGATTGTTACCGAAACACCGCCGCAGATTATTAATGATAGAACATTTGTCCCGTTAAGGGTGATATCGGAGGCGATGGGCTTCGATGTTAAGTGGGATAGCGCGGCGAGAACAGTCATTTTAACATCGCCTGAAAAAATGGGTGCTTTTCGAGTTGTTTCATATGAAAAAATTGACACTGATTATGGCTACGCCATCTTAGGCGAAGTGAAAAATAACTCTAAAAGTACTTTCAGCAAAGCGAAAATAGAAGCCGAGGTAATTGACGCTGAAGGCAATATGGTAGAAAAGCTTGCATCCACATTGCCGCCCGGGATAACGCCTGGTGAAACAGCCTATTTCATGATAAGAGCTATTTCAGATAAAAGTAACCTTTACAAAGCAGTAAATTTTAGTTTTCAAACGTCAGAGGAATGTTCAGTCACTCCCACTGATGTGACTTTTCATAATTTGAGATTTGCCAAGGACCAGGGCATTTTGAATGATTTTATCTATGTGACGGGTGAAGTAGAGCGGACGGATAAGGATATCAGCAGAGAGTACAAACATCCGGTGGTTCAAGTTGCTTTATTTGACGCGGACGGCAAGATGGTTAATTACGGTGAGGAATACATGGAAAATTATAAGTTGAGCAGGTACGGTAGTTTTACGATTACGTTGGATAAAGGAGCAGATTACGCTGCTTCTAAACTAAAATGTTTTTCCGACTAGGTATCTATATAATGCAAGTAAACGCGGACATAAACATTTTGTTAATCGATAAAATACAATCCTTGACAGTGAAGAACGGCCAACATATACTTAATTTAATAAAACATTCAAAGGATTAATGATTAAAAGCGGTACAAGTTTAATGGTTGAACTATAAAAAAGGTTTATGCTAGTTAGTTAATTTAGGCCGCCGGGAAGGGTTAAAGGAGAGAAGTGTGCTTGAGAAATTTGCGCGGGATTGTTATGGTGGGCTTGTTGATGGCTTCAATAGTGTCTCTGGCAGCATGCGGCTCGCTGGGGTCTAACGCGGCAGACCGAGATACCGTTAGCGTTGATAAGGTTACGGCTCATGCCGGGAGGCTGGCTGGCGGAACGGTTGTTGGCGGCAAGCTGGACGCTCTTAACTCGGCGAACGTCGTGCCGAAGTCAGCCGGAAAAGTATCCAGCATTCCGGTGGATGTGGGCTCCGAGGTTAACGAGGGTGACCTCCTGGTAAGTCTTGACGCGGCCGACCTGGGGGCCCTGGTGGATTTATACGCGGCCCAGTTGGACAAGGCCAGGAATTCGGACCTGCCTACCCAGAAAAACCAGGCGGAACTGGCGCTGGCGAACGCCGAGTCCACTTTCAAAACAGCCGAAGCGGATTACCAGAGGAGCAAGCAGCTGCGGGACTCCGCGGTAATATCGGCGCAGCAGTTTGAACAGTCGGAAAAAACGTATGTTCAGGCCAAGGCGTCTTACGAATCCGCCCAGAACAGCCTGGACATCCTGAACAGCGCGACCATACCCGAGACCATCCGTCAGAGCGAGGCCCAGCTTAAAAAAGCGCAGGCGGATTTTGCCAACACCATTATCAAGGCCCCGATCAGCGGGGTGGTCACGGCCAGGAATATTAATCCCGGCGAAATGGCCAGCACGGCCCAGCCTGTAATTACACTGGTCAACCTTGATACGGTGGTTGTTTCCGTGAATGTTAATGAAGCTCAGATTAACAAGGTTAATGTGGGGCAGCAAATAAAAGTAAAAGTCAGCTCGGTGCAGGACGAGCCTTTCACCGGAGTTGTTACAAACGTGGCGTTTGCGGCGAATTCTACTTCAAAGGCCTACCCGGTAAAGATACAGATTCCCAATCCCCAGCATGTGCTCAAGCCGGGTATGTTCGCGGAAATTTTCCTGAACACCGGAGATGAAGACGGCATTATTATCCCGAGAGAGGCGCTGGCCACGGGTGAAGAAAAAAGTTTTGTCTGGGTCATAAATAACGGCATTGCCACAAGGTGTGAGGTGGTAGCTGGGCTGTCGGACGGTAAAAATGTCGTGATCAGGTCGGGCTTAAGAGAAGGTGAAGAAATAGTAATAACAAACATTGATTCCTTGAAAGAAGGTATAAAAGTCATCGCGCAGAATTAGGTTGCTGATTGTTAACACAGTGACAGTTGTATAACCGGGTGTGCATGTATGAACATAAAAAAGTTTTATGATGTCTACAGTGGTGACTTGACTTTGCCGCTTAATGAAACCCCGCTCCCCGTGAGCGGGGTTCAACTTTTTGAAAATAATAATTGACGTTGTAAATAGTTAAATATATTATGGATCTTGGTGGGTTGATAGGACAAAAAGACCAAAATTTTATCGTTTAACAGGGCCTGGAGGGATATTATGGGAAAAAGAATTCCGGTTATTGGGGCAAGTATACTGACGGGTGTGTTTATGTTGAGCCTGACTCTGTCCGGCTGCGGCAACTCTTTAACGACGCAAGCTTCAGGCGCTAAGAGCCCGGCCGTGCCCGTGGCGGTGGAAACGGCCAAGCGGGGCGACGTTGTTAAGGAACTGGTCGCCAGCGGGCAGCTGGTGGGGGAGCAGTCTGTTGTTGTATCACCTAAAATAACAGGCAAGGTGGCCTCTGTTCCGGTGGAAGTAGGGTCCGCTGTCAATGCAGGCGACGTTCTTTTTACCCTTGACGATTTTGATATAAGAGTGCAGGTGCAGCAATCTGAAGCGTCAGTGTCGGTAGCCCAGGCTAAGCAAAAGGTGGCCGAAGATAGCAGGGATAACGCTGCTAAACAGTACGATCGTTACAAGCAGCTTTTTGAACAGGGGGCTGTTTCCGCTGATACTTTCGATTCTTATGCGTTAAAGTTGCAGCAGGCCCAGTCTGAGGAACCTGAGGCGACCCTCGCCCAAAGTCAGGCTGCCCTGGCTTACCAGCGCAATCAACTGGCCAATACGGTCATTGTTTCACCTATTGCGGGAATAGTAGCCCTGCGCAACGTGGATGTGGGTGGTGTTGTTTCAAGCACTACGCAAGCCATTACTGTTGTCGACCTCAGCCGGGTGAAGGTGCAGGTTTCCGTCGGAGAACAGCAGATCGGCAAGATCAAGCAAGGACAGGAAGTGAAAGTGTTTGTTCCGGCGGTGCGGGCCGATTCGTTTACCGGTGTGGTCGCCAACCTGAGCCCGGCAGCCGATGCGAAAACAAAAGGTTATATGATTGAAGTCAAGATGGACAACCCCGGCCAGGCACTAAAGCAGGGGATGTTCGCGGAGGTGCATATTGCCACGGACAGGAGCGAGGGAGCGCTGACTGTGCCTGTAGACGCCCTGGTGGCCAGGTCGGATGGAAGTGTTGTTTATACTGTACAAAATGGTGTGGCTAAAGAAGTACAGGTCAAGGCCGGCATCTCCGACGGCAAGGTTACTGAGATTACCGGCGGCTTACAGGAAGGCGACCAGGTCGTTGTACTGGGACAGCAAAGCCTGGTGGACGGAGCCAGGGTGCTGGTTGGCGGCGGAGAAGATAAAGCCAATAGCCAGCCGGGCGCCCAGGGCAAACAGCCCAATTAAGCGGAGGCGATATTTTGAAAATAGCTGATTTTTCAGTCGACCGGCCGGTGACTATTGTAATGATCATCCTTGGCATGCTGGTGCTGGGACTCTTTTCCCTGCACTTTCTATCCATTGACTTGCTGCCTGATATCACCAGCCCGACCATTTCTATATCCGCATCCTACCCCGGCGCCGGGCCGCAGGAAGTGGAGCAAGATGTAACTAAAGTTATTGAGGCCGGTGTGGGTACTGTCAGCAGCGTGCAGAAGATCGATTCGACAAGCCAGACCGGTTCCAGCCAGGTCCGCCTGCAATTTGCCTGGGGCACCAATATGGATACCGCCCTGGCGGATGTGCGCGCCCGGCTTGATACCATCAAGCGGCGGTTGCCGGACTCGGTGGATACCCCCACGGTATCTAAGTTCGATACAAACATGATGCCGGTCATGAGCGTGGCAATATCCGGGCAGCAAGATCTGGCAAGCTTAAAGAAATTGGTTGACGATACAATCCAGCCCGCTATTGAGCGGGTGGACGGCGTTGCCGCAGTTAGTGTAATGGGCGGTCTGAACAGGGAGTTTGAGGTGCTGGTGAACCCCTGGCGTCTGCAGCAGTATAATATCAGCATCAGCCAGGTGAGCCAGACCCTTCAGGGTGAGAACGTAGATGTCGCCGGAGGGATAATGCCCTGGGGCCATAAAAATTACGTCGTGCGCGGCCTGGGCAAATATGAGGACATCGAACAGGTAAGAAACATACCCATACCGGTCCAAGGCGGTGTCATTCACCTGAGTGACCTGGCTGAAGTGAAAGACACTTTTGCCAGGCGTGACTCCTACTCGCTCTTGAACGGGCGGCCGACAATGAGCATCTCGGTGAACAAGCAGAGCGGGGCCAATACCGTGGATGTTGCGGACAGAGTGAAAAGTGAACTCAGCCGGCTCCAACAGCAACTGCCGGGTGACCTAACGTTCGCCTTGGCCTTTGACCAGTCCGTAACCACCAAAAATTCCGTAAACGACGTGGCCCGGACCACGATCCTGGGGGGCGGCTTGGCTATCATTATCCTCTTGATATTTCTCCGAAATCTGCGTACGACTGTGGTTATTGCCACAGCTATCCCTTTTGCCATTATTACGACCTTTGTCCTAATGTACTTCAATAAAATGACCTTGAATATGATGTCCATGGGCGGCCTAGCCCTCGGGGTCGGCCATATGGTGGACTATTCCATCGTGG
This genomic window from Pelotomaculum isophthalicicum JI contains:
- a CDS encoding stalk domain-containing protein, which produces MKKYIFGVIIGIFLTVSAMAFGDPAPIKIMLDGREIVTETPPQIINDRTFVPLRVISEAMGFDVKWDSAARTVILTSPEKMGAFRVVSYEKIDTDYGYAILGEVKNNSKSTFSKAKIEAEVIDAEGNMVEKLASTLPPGITPGETAYFMIRAISDKSNLYKAVNFSFQTSEECSVTPTDVTFHNLRFAKDQGILNDFIYVTGEVERTDKDISREYKHPVVQVALFDADGKMVNYGEEYMENYKLSRYGSFTITLDKGADYAASKLKCFSD
- a CDS encoding efflux RND transporter periplasmic adaptor subunit is translated as MGKRIPVIGASILTGVFMLSLTLSGCGNSLTTQASGAKSPAVPVAVETAKRGDVVKELVASGQLVGEQSVVVSPKITGKVASVPVEVGSAVNAGDVLFTLDDFDIRVQVQQSEASVSVAQAKQKVAEDSRDNAAKQYDRYKQLFEQGAVSADTFDSYALKLQQAQSEEPEATLAQSQAALAYQRNQLANTVIVSPIAGIVALRNVDVGGVVSSTTQAITVVDLSRVKVQVSVGEQQIGKIKQGQEVKVFVPAVRADSFTGVVANLSPAADAKTKGYMIEVKMDNPGQALKQGMFAEVHIATDRSEGALTVPVDALVARSDGSVVYTVQNGVAKEVQVKAGISDGKVTEITGGLQEGDQVVVLGQQSLVDGARVLVGGGEDKANSQPGAQGKQPN
- a CDS encoding efflux RND transporter periplasmic adaptor subunit encodes the protein MRNLRGIVMVGLLMASIVSLAACGSLGSNAADRDTVSVDKVTAHAGRLAGGTVVGGKLDALNSANVVPKSAGKVSSIPVDVGSEVNEGDLLVSLDAADLGALVDLYAAQLDKARNSDLPTQKNQAELALANAESTFKTAEADYQRSKQLRDSAVISAQQFEQSEKTYVQAKASYESAQNSLDILNSATIPETIRQSEAQLKKAQADFANTIIKAPISGVVTARNINPGEMASTAQPVITLVNLDTVVVSVNVNEAQINKVNVGQQIKVKVSSVQDEPFTGVVTNVAFAANSTSKAYPVKIQIPNPQHVLKPGMFAEIFLNTGDEDGIIIPREALATGEEKSFVWVINNGIATRCEVVAGLSDGKNVVIRSGLREGEEIVITNIDSLKEGIKVIAQN